One window of Phocoena phocoena chromosome 13, mPhoPho1.1, whole genome shotgun sequence genomic DNA carries:
- the LOC136133101 gene encoding LOW QUALITY PROTEIN: ubiquitin-like FUBI-ribosomal protein eS30 fusion protein (The sequence of the model RefSeq protein was modified relative to this genomic sequence to represent the inferred CDS: deleted 1 base in 1 codon), whose protein sequence is MQLFVRAQELHTLEVTVQETVTQIKAHVASLEGIAPEDQVLHMAGMPLEDEATLGQCGVEALSTLEVAGRMLGGKVHGSLARAGKVRGQTPKVAKQEKKKKTGRAKRRMQYNRRFVNVVPTFDKKKGPNANS, encoded by the exons ATGCAGCTCTTTGTCCGCGCCCAGGAGCTACACACTCTCGAGGTGACCGTCCAGGAGACTGTCACCCAGATCAAGGCTCATGTAGCCTCGTTGGAGGGCATCGCTCCAGAAGATCAAGTCCTGCACATGGCAGGCATGCCCCTAGAGGATGAGGCTACCCTGGGCCAGTGTGGGGTGGAGGCTCTGAGCACTCTGGAAGTAGCCGGCCGCATGCTTGGAGGTAAAGTCCATGGTTCCCTGGCCCGAGCC GGAAAAGTAAGAGGTCAGACACCGAAGGTGgccaaacaagagaaaaagaagaagacgGGCCGGGCCAAGAGGCGTATGCAGTACAACCGGCGCTTTGTCAATGTTGTGCCTACCTTTGACAAGAAGAAGGGCCCCAATGCCAACTCTTAA